Proteins from a genomic interval of Arvicanthis niloticus isolate mArvNil1 chromosome 26, mArvNil1.pat.X, whole genome shotgun sequence:
- the LOC143439002 gene encoding olfactory receptor 8B8-like, which produces MVLTNGSLVTEFILLGLTDNPDLQIPLFLVFLVMYVITAFGNLTLILLTVLNSHLHTPMYFFLFNLSFIDLCYSSVVTPKMLMNFVLKKNIIGFAGCMTQLYFFCFFVISECYVLTAMAYDRYVAICNPLMYNVAMSPKVCSYLMLGSYLMGFSDAMVHTGCILRLTFCDGNTINHFFCDLLPLMKLSCTSTYVNEVEIFIVGGKDITVPSIVILISYGLILSNILQIKSTAGRSKAFNTCSSHIIAVSLFYGSCAFMYLKPSSVGSLNEGKVSSVFYTIVVPMMNPLIYSLRNKDVKLALRKTLSRRKF; this is translated from the coding sequence ATGGTCCTGACAAATGGCTCCTTGGTAACAGAGTTCATTCTCTTGGGTTTAACAGATAACCCTGACCTCCAGATACCCCTGTTCTTAGTTTTCCTAGTAATGTATGTGATAACTGCCTTTGGGAATTTGACCTTGATCCTTCTAACTGTGCTGAATTCTCACCTTCACACCCCTATGTACTTTTTCCTCTTTAACTTGTCTTTCATAGACCTCTGTTATTCTTCGGTTGTTACACCCAAAATGCTAATGAACTTTGTACTAAAGAAGAATATCATTGGTTTTGCAGGATGTATGACTCAACTCTacttcttctgtttttttgtcaTCTCTGAATGTTATGTCCTGACAGCaatggcctatgatcgctatgtggctATCTGCAATCCTCTCATGTATAATGTTGCTATGTCCCCTAAAGTCTGTTCCTATCTTATGCTTGGTTCATATTTGATGGGGTTTTCTGATGCCATGGTCCATACTGGATGCATCCTGAGACTGACCTTCTGTGATGGGAATACCATCAACCACTTCTTTTGTGATCTTCTGCCATTGATGAAGCTCTCCTGTACAAGCACCTATGTAAATGAGGTAGAGATTTTCATTGTAGGGGGCAAAGATATCACTGTGCCCAGTATTGTCATCCTTATTTCATATGGCCTCATACTCTCTAATATCCTCCAAATAAAATCTACTGCAGGCAGATCTAAAGCCTTCAACACCTGCAGTTCTCATATAATTGCTGTTTCCTTGTTTTATGGGTCATGTGCCTTTATGTACCTAAAACCCTCCTCAGTTGGATCTTTGAATGAGGGCAAagtgtcttctgtcttctatacCATTGTGGTCCCCATGATGAATCCTTTAATCTACAGCTTGAGGAATAAAGATGTCAAACTTGCCCTGAGAAAAACTTTGAGCAGGAGAAAGTTTTAG
- the LOC143438812 gene encoding olfactory receptor 8B8-like, with protein sequence MGLENGSLVTEFILLGLTNDPILQLPLFLLFLLIYTTTALGNLALITLIALNSHLHTPMYFFLLNLSCIDLCYSSVITPKMLMNFLVRKNIISYTGCMTQLYFFCFFAICECCVLTSMAYDRYVAICNPLLYNIVMSPKVCFYLMLASYLMGFSGAMIHTGCILRLTFCDKNIINHYFCDLFPLLQLSCTSTYANEIEILIVGGKDIIVPSVIIFTSYGFILSNILQMRSTAGMSKAFSTCSSHILAVSLFFGSCAFMYLQPSSPGSMDQGKISSVFYTIVVPMMNPLIYSFRNKDVKIALRKIFSRRKFS encoded by the coding sequence ATGGGTCTGGAAAATGGTTCTTTGGTGACTGAATTCATTCTATTGGGGTTAACAAATGACCCTATTCTCCAGTTACCCCTGTTCCTACTCTTTCTGCTAATATACACAACAACAGCACTGGGGAATTTGGCTCTGATCACTTTAATTGCACTGAATTCTCACcttcacacccccatgtactttttccttttaaacttgTCCTGCATTGACCTCTGTTATTCATCTGTGATTACTCCCAAAATGCTGATGAACTTCTTAGTAAGGAAAAACATTATCTCCTACACGGGATGTATGACCCAGCtctacttcttttgtttttttgccatTTGTGAATGTTGTGTTCTGACATCAATGGCCTATGATCGTTATGTGGCCATATGCAATCCACTCTTGTACAACATTGTCATGTCACCCAAGGTGTGTTTCTATCTTATGCTTGCCTCATACCTAATGGGGTTTTCTGGTGCCATGATCCACACTGGATGCATTCTGAGACTGACCTTCTGTGACAAGAACATCATCAACCACTACTTCTGTGATCTTTTCCCTTTGCTGCAGCTCTCCTGTACCAGCACTTATGCCAATGAAATAGAGATTCTAATTGTAGGTGGTAAAGATATCATTGTGCCCAGTGTTATCATCTTTACCTCTTATGGTTTCATTCTCTCTAATATTCTTCAAATGAGATCCACTGCAGGGATGTCTAAAGCCTTCAGCACCTGCAGCTCCCACATTCTtgctgtttctttattctttggaTCATGTGCATTCATGTATCTTCAACCCTCCTCACCTGGGTCTATGGATCAGGGAAAAATCTCGTCTGTCTTTTATACTATTGTGGTTCCCATGATGAATCCCTTAATCTATAGCTTTAGAAACAAGGATGTTAAAATTGCCCTGAGAAAAATCTTTAGCAGGAGGAagttttcataa
- the LOC143439001 gene encoding olfactory receptor 8B8-like: MGLENGSLVMEFILQGLTNDPDLQLPLFLLFLLIYITTALGNLSLITLIALNSHLHTPMYFFLLNLSLIDLCYSSVITPKMLMNFLVRKNFISYVGCMTQLYFFCFFAVSECCVLSSMAYDRYVAICNPLLYNIAMSPKVCSYLMFGSYIMGFSGAMIHTGWMLRLTFCDRNTINHYFCDLLPLLQLSCTNTYANEVEIIVVGGIDIIVPSVIIFTSYGFILSNIFQMRSTEGRSKAFSTCSSHIIAVSLFFGSGAFMYLQPSSPESMDQGKRSSIFYTILVPMMNPLIYSLRNKDVKLALKKTFSQRRF, from the coding sequence ATGGGTTTGGAGAATGGTTCTTTAGTGATGGAATTCATTCTACAGGGGTTGACAAATGACCCTGATCTCCAGTTACCCCTGTTCCTACTCTTTCTGCTAATATACATAACAACAGCATTGGGGAATTTGTCTTTGATCACGTTAATTGCACTGAATTCTCACcttcacacccccatgtactttttccttttaaacttgTCCCTAATAGACCTCTGTTATTCATCTGTGATTACACCTAAAATGCTGATGAACTTCTTAGTAAGGAAGAACTTTATCTCCTATGTGGGATGTATGACCCAGCtctacttcttttgtttttttgctgtTAGCGAATGTTGTGTTCTGTCATCAATGGCCTATGACCGTTATGTGGCCATATGCAATCCACTCTTGTATAACATTGCTATGTCTCCCAAGGTGTGCTCCTATCTTATGTTTGGTTCATATATAATGGGATTTTCTGGTGCCATGATCCACACTGGATGGATGCTTAGACTGACCTTCTGTGACAGGAACACCATCAACCACTATTTCTGTGATCTACTTCCTTTGTTGCAGCTCTCCTGTACCAACACCTATGCCAATGAGGTAGAGATTATTGTTGTAGGTGGAATAGATATCATTGTGCCCAGTGTTATCATTTTTACCTCTTATGGCTTCATTCTCTCTAACATCTTTCAAATGAGATCCACTGAGGGCAGATCCAAAGCCTTTAGCACCTGCAGCTCCCACATAATtgctgtttctttattctttggtTCAGGTGCATTTATGTATCTTCAACCCTCTTCACCTGAGTCTATGGATCAGGGAAAAAGGTCTTCTATTTTTTATACCATATTGGTGCCTATGATGAACCCCTTAATCTATAGTTTGAGGAACAAAGATGTTAAACTTGCCCTGAAAAAAACATTTAGCCAGAGAAGATTTTGA